In bacterium, the genomic stretch TGGAGTACTTCTCCAAATGCCTTTTTTTCTTCCGAACTTAATATTACCTTCCCCGTATGAATCCCTATTCTAAAATTAAACTCCTCTTTTAATCTGTTCCTTTCCTTATTAAACCTACCTCTTCCCTCCAAAATACTAATTCCTGCATCTATTGCCTCATTTGGGTCTTCAAAATAACACATTCCTTCGTCTCCAACTGAATTTAAAATCTCTCCCTTATGTTTAAGAACTGTCTCCTTAACATACTCATGATACTCATTTAACGAATAGATAATATTGATGTCTTTTCTTTCGTGATTTTTTTCTTCTCTCAGCATCTTTGTTGATTTAACCAGGTCAATGTCAAGGAATGTATATGTCTTAGTAAATTCTTTTCTAATGATGTTATCTAATTCAAGTATCCTTTTGATTATTTCTATTAATGATAATGATTTTTCTGGTAAAATTTTTTGCCTTTTTAATAATGCCTTTTTTATCTCATCGATTAACTCTTGAGAATTTACCTCATCTTTTAAGAAATAGCTTACTGCTCCTTTATTAAAAGCCCGCCGAATAAACTTTCCATCATCCACTGTTCCACTAATCATTATTATTTGAATATTAGGTTCAAATTCTAATACTATCTCTAATAAATCACCGCCAATTATCTCTGCCATACCCCCGATTCGCCATGGTAGCCCTACATCCAGGATAATCACATCTGGCTTCAGGAGCATAATTCTTTTAAGCAATTCTATGCCTGTTCCCGCTTCAAATACTTCATAATTTGGTTTGAGCCACTTAACTATTCTTTTACGATAGTGATTATCATCATCAACCACTAAAATGATATTCTTTTCACCCATTTCTATCCTTATTCTTTTTCTTTCTAAATAAGATTTCTTTTCTTCATAAAAAATTCTCTATCTTGTTCTGATGTCCAACATTTCCCAATGTATTCTTTTAGTAATATTACCCGATTATCTGCTGATACAAATTCTTTTATTCTATAATCATCCATTAATACAATGCTAATTTTATTCTCCCTTATGAGAACATCTTTAATATCGCTGGTAAAACCACTTGGAGAAATGTAAAGTGCAACATTACACGATTCAAATCTAATATTCTCACTAATCTTACGAATAAATGCCCTCATCATTTCTGAATCCACTTTTTCTGACAGATTCTTACATTCAACAGGAATATTATATCCTACTCTCTGCCAGAATCCAAACCCAATCTCATTATTAATAAGAATATCTATTTCTGCAGCCGGTGGTCTTACATTTTTCCTTGCCGAAAAGCCATCAATACCGTTGAAAATATACTCCATAAGACTTTCTAAAATAGCACCTTTTTTGTTATTGTTATCTATTTCATTTAAACTTAGGCAAAATTCTATGAGTAACAAAATAAATTCTAACGGTGACTTTTCTTTTCTTAACTGGAAATAAGGACTAATTTTCCCGAGAGGTTCTTTATAAATCTCTGTTTCTGTCCCGGTATAAATAATTATTTCTACATTTGGTCTGGTTTGTTTAATCTTTTCAAAGTAGTGCTCATCTATAACTTTTTCTATTCCATTTTTAAATTCCTTAAGTTTAAGGTCGGTAATAAGCAATTTGATATTGTCGGATGTCAATTTATCTATTACTTCCTCCTCAGAAGTGACTAAGATAGGAGTATAATTTCTTTTGCTCAATTCATCTTCTAAAAACTTTAAAGATATTTCATCATTGCATGCTATCAGAATATTCGGTTTTTGATTGTTCATGATAAATTATTTCCTGCCTTAATAGGTAATTCAATAGGTAATTCAACACTAATCTTAGAACCTTCTCCTATTTTAGTCCACTCCACAAATATATCCCCTTTGTGTTTCTTCATAATGGTTTTACAAGATGATAGTCCCAAACCCATCCCTGTTTCCTTTTTAGATGTGACAAATAAATCAAAAATTTTCTCCCTCTCATCCTCTCTAATTCCACAACCATTATCTTCAAAAGATATAAAAATCTTCCTCTTATCCTCAGCAATAGATACGGTTATTCTAAGTATTCCTTCTTGTATATTTTTTATCTTTATGGCATCAATAGCATTTGAAATTAAATTACTAAAGACCATACCTATTTTCCCCTTATCAATATTAATCTCAATATCTTCTTTTGTAGGAATATCAGGCAATTTCGGAGGCTTTATCTTATTTTCGCTCATTTTTCCCCAATATTGGGTTAAGGCTTCTTCAAGGAGTTCATTTATAGTATTTATCCTGCAAGGTAATAAATTAAGTTCCCTTCTTCCTTTAGTGTAATTTCTTAACTCATCAACTATCATTTTTAATCTTTCTTTAATTCTTGTAATCTCTTGTAAGTTCTTTGTTTTAATATACTCTTCAAGAGGCATTATCAGGGGACTAATTTCATGAACTATTCCTCCACTTAATTTACCTAATTCTGCCTCTGTTTCTAATCTTTTTACTTCTCTAACTGATTCAATATATTGAACGAAAATGGCAAGATGAGTGGCAATCTTTTGGATAAAAGGGATATCTTCCCTTAAGACTTCATGCTCTTTGGTCGTATAGATATTTATAAATCCTATAAGTTTATTTCCTACTTTCAGGGGGATTAAAAGAAGAGTTTGACTTTCCTTAATAAGTTTTAACTCTTTGGACAAGGGATATAAAGGGTCACCTATTTTAATATCTCTTATCATCTTTATTTTTCCATCCTGGAGCAGCTTTAAATCAGATGATTTTAATTCTATCGACTTTTCTATCACATCTTTCTCTTTTTTTTCAGATACTTTTAAGCAAGATTTGATTATTGCTTTACTATCTCTTATAAGGAGAAGAACTCCTCCATCACATTTAAATAAGTGTTCCAACTTATTTATTAGATGTAATACTTCTTCCAATCCTAACTCTTCTGTAACAAACTTCTCTGTAATAAGAAATAGATTTTCTAATTCTATAATCTTACGGTCTAATTCTGCCTTCATCGCATGGTATTGAAATGCCTTTTCTATAACAACCCGAAGAGCCTCATTACTAAAAGGTTTTGTAATGTAATTAAAAGCTCCATCCTTCATTGCCTTAACTGCTGTGGAGATATTATTTACAGCCGTTAACATTATCACTTCCATCTCTGGTGCAAATTTCTTTATCTCAGATAAAACCCTCATCCCTTCATCAGATGTATCCATAATTATATCCAGAAGTATCACTTGTGGTCCTTTATCTTTAGCTAATCTTATACCTTCTTCTCCATTAGGAGCTAATAATACCATATATCCTTCTTCTTCTAATGTTCTTTTCAACATATAGCGATGATTTTCATCATCTTCAATAACTAATAACTTTTTCTCCTTCATCTTTTTCACTCTCCTTTAAACTGGTAATTTGATGGTAAATGTTGTCCCTTCACCTTCCTTACTATCTACTTTAATGTTTCCTTTATGCTCTTTAATAATCCCACGACATATCCATAACCCTAATCCCTTACCTTTATGGCTCCCTCTGGTAAAGAATGGGTTGAAGATTTGATTAATATCTTTCTCGGGAATTCCCCCACCCGTATCTGATATTTCCACCTTTACAAAATCATCTGTTGGAGGAAAAGTTTTTACCTCTAAACTACCTCCCTTTGACATAGACTGAATAGCATTTTTGATGATATTTATAAACACCTGCCCCAATTGTAATTGGTCAGCATTGACAGGAGGTAAATCTGGAGCTAAAACTATACTCGGAGTAATTGAATATTGGTGTAACTCTTGTTTTAACTGTCCTAATGCATCATTTATGATGGTATTAATATCAATTGGTCTAAGATGAGGTGCTGATATTTTTGCCTCTTGTAAGCCATCAATCACCATTTGTGCTTGGTCAGTAGCCAGTTGTATCCTTCTTAAATCTTCATTTTGTGGCTCTTTTTTAAGCAATAATCCACTTAGTCCTTTAATAGTGCTTAATGGA encodes the following:
- a CDS encoding response regulator, giving the protein MGEKNIILVVDDDNHYRKRIVKWLKPNYEVFEAGTGIELLKRIMLLKPDVIILDVGLPWRIGGMAEIIGGDLLEIVLEFEPNIQIIMISGTVDDGKFIRRAFNKGAVSYFLKDEVNSQELIDEIKKALLKRQKILPEKSLSLIEIIKRILELDNIIRKEFTKTYTFLDIDLVKSTKMLREEKNHERKDINIIYSLNEYHEYVKETVLKHKGEILNSVGDEGMCYFEDPNEAIDAGISILEGRGRFNKERNRLKEEFNFRIGIHTGKVILSSEEKKAFGEVLHITGHLQKNADTNGILISKSTRDIIKRKDKFSDATELPEDKIIAFSYKP
- a CDS encoding restriction endonuclease: MNNQKPNILIACNDEISLKFLEDELSKRNYTPILVTSEEEVIDKLTSDNIKLLITDLKLKEFKNGIEKVIDEHYFEKIKQTRPNVEIIIYTGTETEIYKEPLGKISPYFQLRKEKSPLEFILLLIEFCLSLNEIDNNNKKGAILESLMEYIFNGIDGFSARKNVRPPAAEIDILINNEIGFGFWQRVGYNIPVECKNLSEKVDSEMMRAFIRKISENIRFESCNVALYISPSGFTSDIKDVLIRENKISIVLMDDYRIKEFVSADNRVILLKEYIGKCWTSEQDREFFMKKRNLI
- a CDS encoding response regulator translates to MKEKKLLVIEDDENHRYMLKRTLEEEGYMVLLAPNGEEGIRLAKDKGPQVILLDIIMDTSDEGMRVLSEIKKFAPEMEVIMLTAVNNISTAVKAMKDGAFNYITKPFSNEALRVVIEKAFQYHAMKAELDRKIIELENLFLITEKFVTEELGLEEVLHLINKLEHLFKCDGGVLLLIRDSKAIIKSCLKVSEKKEKDVIEKSIELKSSDLKLLQDGKIKMIRDIKIGDPLYPLSKELKLIKESQTLLLIPLKVGNKLIGFINIYTTKEHEVLREDIPFIQKIATHLAIFVQYIESVREVKRLETEAELGKLSGGIVHEISPLIMPLEEYIKTKNLQEITRIKERLKMIVDELRNYTKGRRELNLLPCRINTINELLEEALTQYWGKMSENKIKPPKLPDIPTKEDIEINIDKGKIGMVFSNLISNAIDAIKIKNIQEGILRITVSIAEDKRKIFISFEDNGCGIREDEREKIFDLFVTSKKETGMGLGLSSCKTIMKKHKGDIFVEWTKIGEGSKISVELPIELPIKAGNNLS